The following proteins are encoded in a genomic region of Desulfurococcaceae archaeon:
- a CDS encoding DUF402 domain-containing protein, protein MVSVRVRGIYATAISKILLESGFKLVEASEKVRERLGIDLDAAPCDVTVKDCENVDELLVVGFPGEAGLVYKVLLDSLKYVFRWESPVELHAVYVGRVTSKQGELCVVDIGGTHGSLYPCKEEVGSKVVVGVKKPPLKPQERLILTRNFRIVGKYIALVHGEPRISFSEHIRDSSVRARLSVIAASKLAGSGLGIHFRSSSKYADSRSIASEVDVLLEEYRNLLKRAEEAREPAKLRDGEFIAILGLTSLAKQLLDGYRRQVTYTIDMHHSLKSMGLSDLVDFAEHLLMHSSGGRGEGTGAGVATYIVKSLLETGTVEFLHVRPTGEVIRLQPGRVVNARVESNKLVMVVERTIKSEGTYDGLNVERRPGDVDYVVVDTGKPVLSHNYHRAGSWLGSYININTPPEVAPGVVKYHDLLIDVVIHPSGETRLVDVEELERLREQGAVTDALYLYAKRAVEDVLANPYGYVYNPSRNLEK, encoded by the coding sequence ATGGTAAGTGTGAGGGTAAGGGGGATTTACGCGACCGCCATTTCGAAGATACTGCTTGAGAGCGGCTTCAAGCTCGTAGAAGCGAGCGAGAAGGTTAGAGAGAGGCTTGGAATTGATCTTGACGCTGCACCATGTGATGTTACGGTAAAAGACTGCGAGAACGTAGACGAGCTTCTCGTTGTAGGGTTTCCAGGAGAGGCAGGGCTCGTCTACAAGGTGTTATTAGATAGCTTAAAGTACGTGTTTAGGTGGGAGTCGCCTGTAGAGTTGCACGCTGTTTACGTTGGTAGAGTTACCAGCAAGCAAGGAGAACTATGCGTAGTCGACATCGGTGGAACTCACGGTTCTCTGTACCCATGTAAAGAAGAAGTTGGTAGTAAAGTAGTAGTGGGCGTGAAAAAGCCCCCGTTAAAGCCCCAAGAACGGCTTATCTTGACGAGGAACTTCAGGATTGTTGGTAAGTATATTGCCCTAGTGCACGGAGAGCCCAGAATCTCCTTTTCCGAGCACATACGCGACTCAAGTGTAAGGGCGAGGCTCTCGGTGATCGCGGCGTCGAAGCTCGCGGGTAGTGGTTTAGGAATACATTTTAGAAGTAGCTCTAAGTACGCTGATAGCAGGTCCATCGCTAGCGAAGTAGACGTGCTCCTAGAAGAGTACAGGAACCTGTTAAAGCGCGCAGAAGAAGCGCGCGAGCCCGCGAAGCTTAGAGACGGCGAGTTCATAGCTATATTAGGGCTTACGAGCCTGGCTAAGCAGCTACTTGACGGGTATAGGAGACAAGTTACGTACACGATTGACATGCACCACAGCTTAAAGTCCATGGGATTAAGCGACTTGGTGGACTTCGCCGAGCACCTACTCATGCACAGTAGTGGGGGCAGGGGCGAGGGTACAGGTGCCGGCGTAGCTACTTACATCGTCAAGAGCCTGCTAGAAACAGGTACGGTAGAATTCCTCCATGTAAGGCCTACTGGCGAGGTAATAAGGCTCCAGCCGGGCAGGGTCGTAAACGCCAGGGTCGAAAGCAACAAGCTAGTCATGGTGGTGGAAAGGACCATCAAGTCGGAGGGAACATACGACGGGCTGAATGTCGAGAGAAGGCCCGGTGACGTGGACTACGTCGTGGTGGATACCGGTAAACCCGTGCTTTCCCACAACTACCATAGGGCTGGTAGCTGGCTGGGATCGTACATAAACATAAATACGCCCCCAGAAGTAGCGCCCGGGGTGGTTAAGTACCATGACCTGCTAATAGACGTCGTAATACACCCTTCGGGAGAAACCAGGCTAGTTGACGTGGAGGAACTTGAAAGGCTACGTGAACAGGGAGCGGTAACGGACGCGTTATACCTGTACGCTAAAAGAGCTGTCGAAGACGTGCTCGCAAACCCCTACGGCTACGTTTATAACCCGTCGAGGAATCTAGAGAAATAG
- a CDS encoding UbiD family decarboxylase: MELEYLKKTASRMGKRVIEHGLIEREYDVTRISYMNRDALVFFKVKELEDVVLFSNLLSTRKDIISLLGVNSLEEAYLAVERAQQTPTSLEQVNFKDYFDEVEVDLSRLPFLKFYREDGGYYLTSSVYIVCHESTCNASYHRTMYLSKNRVVLRVVPRHLYHIISKFFEEGRDAPVALVLGLDPYHEMAAATSPPLGIFEVGVGASLGGERKVARTPKYGIPVPANASIVIEGVIPRGERALEGPFVDMLMLVDGAREQPIFIAESMYLSRRRPLLVHAIVPGLWEHQLFMGFPREAHMYIELKRVLPCVKAVRLTEGGSMWLHGVVSISKECSEGDAKLAALVAISGHPSIKHLVIVDDDIDVDDLEDVEWAIATRVKGGSDVLVLRDVRGSTLEPRSREGVGDKVVVVAITPRNEPYDKYRRAEIP, from the coding sequence TTGGAGCTGGAGTACCTCAAAAAAACAGCATCACGGATGGGCAAGCGCGTAATTGAGCATGGCCTCATAGAGCGCGAATACGATGTTACCAGGATTAGTTATATGAACAGAGATGCCCTGGTTTTCTTTAAGGTCAAGGAGCTGGAAGATGTAGTGTTATTTTCTAATCTCCTGTCAACGCGTAAGGACATTATTTCACTCCTAGGCGTTAATAGCCTGGAAGAAGCGTATCTGGCGGTCGAAAGGGCTCAGCAAACTCCTACATCACTCGAACAGGTGAACTTCAAGGACTACTTCGATGAGGTTGAAGTAGACCTTTCGAGGCTACCATTTTTAAAGTTTTACAGGGAAGACGGGGGTTACTATTTAACCAGTTCAGTGTACATAGTGTGCCACGAATCTACGTGTAATGCGAGTTATCACAGAACGATGTACTTATCCAAAAATAGAGTAGTTCTAAGAGTAGTACCGCGGCATTTATACCACATCATCTCGAAGTTTTTCGAGGAAGGTAGGGACGCACCAGTAGCGCTGGTCCTCGGGCTCGACCCCTACCACGAAATGGCAGCTGCCACGAGCCCTCCACTAGGTATTTTCGAGGTAGGGGTTGGTGCATCCCTAGGTGGTGAACGAAAGGTTGCTAGAACTCCAAAATACGGTATTCCCGTACCCGCGAACGCGAGCATTGTTATCGAAGGAGTCATCCCCAGAGGCGAGAGGGCCCTTGAAGGCCCCTTCGTAGACATGTTAATGCTGGTGGACGGGGCCCGTGAGCAACCAATCTTCATCGCGGAGAGCATGTACCTGTCGAGAAGGCGCCCTCTGCTGGTTCACGCGATCGTGCCGGGCCTCTGGGAACACCAGCTATTCATGGGATTTCCCCGAGAAGCGCACATGTACATAGAACTAAAGCGAGTATTACCGTGCGTTAAGGCTGTCAGGTTGACGGAAGGGGGATCCATGTGGTTGCATGGAGTCGTGTCTATTAGCAAGGAGTGCTCGGAGGGTGATGCGAAGTTAGCCGCGCTTGTTGCGATCTCCGGGCACCCGAGTATTAAGCACTTAGTTATAGTGGACGATGACATTGATGTGGATGACTTGGAAGACGTTGAATGGGCGATAGCTACTAGGGTTAAAGGCGGAAGCGACGTACTCGTCTTGAGAGATGTGCGGGGAAGTACTCTTGAGCCTAGAAGCAGGGAGGGCGTTGGGGACAAGGTAGTGGTAGTAGCTATAACACCCAGAAACGAGCCCTACGACAAGTATAGGCGCGCGGAGATACCGTAA
- a CDS encoding AAA family ATPase, whose product MYSGHRLLDGVIEPSTAVLFYGPAGAGKTTLLLAIASNVCRFHDCVYISTEETLHYERVAKNPEKYEKALFAEAYDMDTLLRLAIATYLLRPVFVFVDSINALFRVEALRESALTKQVFIISLLLEAVAGHRGKLFATAQVRVGERGDLEASGSRIMDYYFDTVIGVFTEEAGRRYIKPAKTPVPASFNKLSFKITETGVEWLD is encoded by the coding sequence GTGTACAGTGGTCACAGGTTACTAGACGGCGTGATCGAGCCCTCGACGGCGGTACTTTTCTACGGCCCTGCAGGCGCTGGCAAAACCACCCTCTTATTAGCCATTGCCAGCAACGTGTGTAGGTTTCACGACTGCGTTTACATATCAACTGAAGAGACCCTCCACTACGAGAGAGTTGCAAAAAACCCGGAAAAGTACGAGAAAGCGCTGTTCGCCGAAGCATACGACATGGATACCCTCTTAAGACTAGCCATCGCAACATACCTGCTAAGACCGGTCTTCGTTTTCGTCGATAGTATAAATGCACTATTCCGCGTAGAGGCGCTTAGAGAAAGCGCTCTCACAAAGCAGGTTTTTATCATCAGCTTGCTGCTTGAAGCGGTAGCGGGGCACAGGGGAAAGCTCTTCGCCACCGCACAGGTTAGAGTGGGGGAGAGGGGGGACTTAGAGGCATCCGGATCGAGGATCATGGATTACTACTTCGACACCGTCATAGGGGTCTTCACCGAAGAAGCCGGTAGAAGGTACATTAAGCCCGCGAAAACCCCCGTTCCAGCGAGCTTTAATAAACTTTCCTTCAAAATAACGGAAACTGGTGTCGAATGGCTTGATTGA
- a CDS encoding DUF126 domain-containing protein, translating into MYAGVRVRVKPIIPGECKGSLLILDRHISFFGEVDPETGCLKEGDIDICIDGKVLAFRGSRGSTVGPYVLYALKKNAKAPLCMLVEEVEPMLVAGCVLGDIPLYVVEPFSVLSGIPDGAHVEVREGELYVRW; encoded by the coding sequence ATGTATGCGGGAGTAAGGGTTAGGGTAAAGCCGATCATCCCGGGGGAGTGTAAAGGCAGTCTTTTAATACTAGATCGTCACATAAGCTTTTTCGGCGAAGTGGACCCCGAAACGGGATGTTTGAAGGAGGGAGATATAGACATCTGCATTGACGGCAAAGTACTCGCTTTTAGGGGTAGCCGGGGTAGCACAGTCGGCCCATACGTCCTTTACGCCTTGAAGAAAAATGCGAAGGCGCCGTTGTGCATGCTAGTTGAAGAGGTGGAGCCCATGCTCGTAGCCGGGTGCGTTCTCGGGGATATACCGCTATATGTCGTTGAACCTTTTTCGGTGCTTTCTGGGATTCCTGATGGAGCGCACGTAGAAGTCAGGGAGGGGGAGCTCTATGTACGCTGGTAG
- a CDS encoding aconitase X catalytic domain-containing protein: MYLTEEQERILQGEYGWAAAKALELIVKVGDAVGARELVEIKHAHVSGISYSNIGKYGLEFIRDFYGKGGRAKVYTTINPGCLDYSGLSRIVENRYVEEQRKIDEALIGMGFKPVLTCIPYYYRPPTAGEHLAWGESSAVIYANSFFGAYTNREGGPVALAASIVGYTYKAGLHLDENRVARVKVEVPVKLLHLPAGALGLWIGEFVNEVPYVVGLKNIDISELKALLASMASTGSHALAVLEGITPRNTYRLELEDRVTVEEDLLENYLGDDLSGDDKVLGYIGCPHVHPVELLVVIKLLGKYGRPKRGKLLVTVPREYVSKFRGIIYELKARGVDVAAGTCPVVSRLRERFDAVVTNSGKAAFYIKKVYGVRVRLAKLEGVVKYVCGSKG; this comes from the coding sequence ATGTACCTCACCGAAGAGCAGGAGAGAATACTACAAGGCGAGTACGGGTGGGCTGCCGCCAAGGCGCTAGAGCTTATAGTTAAGGTGGGCGATGCTGTCGGTGCTCGAGAACTCGTCGAGATAAAGCACGCCCACGTATCAGGAATATCGTACTCTAACATCGGCAAGTACGGGCTAGAGTTCATACGGGACTTCTACGGGAAAGGGGGCAGGGCGAAGGTGTACACAACAATAAACCCGGGTTGCTTAGACTACTCCGGGCTGTCTAGAATTGTAGAGAACAGGTACGTGGAGGAGCAGCGCAAAATAGACGAGGCTCTGATCGGGATGGGGTTCAAACCCGTGCTCACCTGCATTCCATATTACTACAGACCCCCTACAGCGGGCGAGCACCTGGCATGGGGGGAAAGCAGCGCCGTAATATATGCCAACTCCTTTTTCGGAGCCTACACTAATAGGGAAGGCGGCCCAGTAGCGCTTGCTGCATCCATAGTCGGGTACACGTACAAGGCCGGGCTACACCTAGACGAGAACAGAGTTGCCAGGGTAAAGGTAGAGGTGCCTGTGAAATTACTACACCTACCGGCTGGAGCTCTAGGCCTGTGGATTGGAGAGTTCGTTAATGAAGTGCCTTACGTCGTCGGGCTCAAGAACATTGATATCAGTGAGCTTAAAGCGCTCCTAGCTTCCATGGCTTCCACCGGGAGTCACGCACTCGCGGTGTTAGAGGGTATTACGCCACGTAACACATACCGCCTCGAGCTGGAAGACAGGGTTACAGTAGAGGAAGACCTGCTAGAAAATTACCTAGGCGATGACTTATCGGGCGACGACAAAGTATTAGGCTACATTGGCTGTCCGCATGTACACCCGGTGGAGCTACTCGTAGTAATTAAATTACTGGGAAAGTACGGTCGCCCTAAAAGAGGAAAGCTACTAGTTACGGTTCCACGAGAGTACGTGTCCAAGTTCCGGGGTATCATTTACGAGCTTAAAGCACGTGGCGTTGATGTGGCTGCAGGTACCTGTCCCGTCGTTTCACGCCTTCGTGAGAGGTTTGACGCAGTGGTCACTAATAGCGGTAAAGCAGCGTTTTACATTAAGAAAGTATACGGTGTTAGGGTAAGGCTCGCTAAGCTAGAGGGGGTCGTAAAGTATGTATGCGGGAGTAAGGGTTAG
- a CDS encoding Sjogren's syndrome/scleroderma autoantigen 1 family protein produces the protein MGLSRDPAKIMAELLKSGAVMLAEICPVEGCNLPLFKLKSGEIVCPVHGRVHVVKTDEEVREVYARTYLANVLERLEVHALKTIETLTGNSDVDPAELIRWLEVLERIQRLKHATKK, from the coding sequence ATGGGGCTAAGCAGGGATCCGGCGAAAATAATGGCAGAGCTCCTGAAGTCCGGCGCGGTGATGCTGGCCGAGATATGCCCCGTGGAGGGCTGCAACTTACCGTTATTTAAGCTTAAGAGCGGCGAGATAGTGTGCCCAGTTCACGGCAGGGTTCACGTCGTGAAAACGGATGAGGAGGTCAGGGAAGTCTACGCTAGGACATACCTAGCTAATGTACTGGAGCGCTTGGAGGTTCACGCCCTTAAAACAATCGAAACGTTGACCGGTAACTCTGACGTAGACCCGGCGGAGTTGATCAGGTGGCTAGAGGTGCTTGAACGCATTCAGAGGCTAAAACACGCTACCAAGAAGTAG
- a CDS encoding CDP-archaeol synthase encodes MSNGLIEPEDYLLWVLRYYLPPMIANAFPVLIGGTKPIDGGKLFVDNKPIFGKNKTWEGLLLGVIGAYIAGSCIGAFLGEPLTPLLALGAGFSALLGDLLGAFIKRRLSIKPGDPAPLLDQWDFALAVTAYYYLLGIGDVVLRPLYVVTTLLLILALHVLTNVVAYALGLKHSKL; translated from the coding sequence GTGTCGAATGGCTTGATTGAACCCGAAGACTACTTACTGTGGGTACTGAGGTACTACCTACCCCCAATGATCGCAAACGCCTTCCCCGTCCTGATTGGAGGGACCAAGCCAATTGACGGAGGCAAGCTCTTCGTCGACAATAAGCCCATTTTTGGGAAAAACAAGACGTGGGAAGGGCTGCTCCTGGGCGTCATCGGGGCTTATATTGCCGGCTCCTGCATAGGAGCGTTCTTAGGCGAGCCCCTAACCCCGTTGTTAGCCCTAGGTGCTGGCTTCTCTGCTCTTCTAGGAGACCTCCTAGGGGCGTTTATTAAGCGAAGACTTAGCATCAAACCCGGAGATCCCGCGCCCCTACTCGACCAGTGGGATTTCGCGCTTGCTGTAACGGCGTATTACTACTTACTGGGCATCGGGGACGTCGTGTTAAGGCCTCTTTATGTGGTCACAACGCTACTCTTGATCCTCGCCCTCCACGTTTTAACAAACGTGGTTGCTTACGCGTTAGGTTTAAAACACTCAAAACTCTAG
- a CDS encoding UPF0147 family protein, with translation MSRIIDNEARIKSAIYMLVTIINDTAVPRNIRRAATEALNYLRDERHSPGVRAANAISALDQVSQDPNMPLSARTKIWQIIALLETIKD, from the coding sequence TTGAGTAGGATTATAGATAATGAAGCGCGGATTAAGAGCGCGATTTACATGCTTGTAACTATAATTAACGATACGGCCGTGCCCAGAAACATTAGGCGGGCGGCAACGGAGGCGCTCAATTACCTGCGCGATGAAAGGCATTCACCGGGCGTTAGAGCTGCTAACGCCATTAGTGCGCTGGACCAGGTTAGCCAAGACCCCAACATGCCGCTGAGCGCGAGAACGAAGATCTGGCAGATAATAGCGCTCTTAGAGACCATAAAGGATTGA
- the ppa gene encoding inorganic diphosphatase, translating to MSVLEKVGPGEKAPEEVNVLIEIPVGSGVKYEVDKETGVLFVDRVLYTSMVYPFNYGFIPGTLEEDGDPVDVLVVSYDPLIPGSVIRVKPVGVLETEDEKGFDAKVVAVPADKIDPRFQNIKDVADLPEAIKERIEHFFAHYKELERGKWVRVLGWKDRGAALEKIRKAIERYRKGKE from the coding sequence ATGAGTGTGCTCGAGAAGGTAGGGCCCGGCGAAAAGGCTCCCGAAGAGGTCAACGTGCTGATCGAAATACCCGTTGGTAGCGGCGTTAAGTACGAAGTCGACAAGGAAACCGGTGTGCTCTTCGTTGACAGGGTGCTTTACACGTCGATGGTGTACCCCTTTAACTACGGCTTCATACCAGGCACGTTAGAGGAAGACGGTGACCCCGTGGACGTGCTTGTTGTTTCCTACGATCCACTAATACCCGGCTCTGTGATAAGGGTTAAGCCAGTGGGAGTCTTGGAGACCGAGGACGAGAAGGGCTTTGACGCGAAGGTCGTAGCTGTGCCGGCCGATAAGATCGACCCGAGATTCCAGAACATAAAGGACGTCGCGGACCTCCCAGAAGCCATTAAGGAGAGGATCGAGCACTTCTTCGCGCACTATAAAGAACTGGAAAGGGGAAAGTGGGTCAGGGTACTGGGCTGGAAAGACAGAGGCGCGGCCTTAGAGAAGATTAGGAAAGCCATTGAAAGGTATAGGAAAGGCAAGGAGTAG
- the tmk gene encoding dTMP kinase produces the protein MYAGSGLFVVLEGIDGSGKTTVASMLVEKLSKLGYSVAYTYEPTDSEVVTLMKTKYRDLRDPYIDALTFALDRLLHVKITIKPLLEKGYVVVSDRYFYSSAAYQSACGAPLEWVLEVNAWALKPDIAVYLDVEPELALKRKLGSSSRFPEFEEVLLLRRVREAYLELVKRGLLIKVDASRSVEEVYSDVEGAVLGALRSRATSW, from the coding sequence ATGTACGCTGGTAGTGGACTATTCGTAGTACTAGAGGGTATTGATGGCTCCGGTAAGACGACGGTAGCTAGCATGCTAGTGGAAAAGCTCAGTAAATTGGGCTATAGCGTTGCCTACACGTACGAACCAACGGACTCCGAGGTGGTTACCTTAATGAAGACGAAGTACAGGGATCTCCGTGACCCCTACATAGATGCACTGACGTTTGCACTAGACAGGCTACTACACGTCAAGATCACGATAAAACCTCTTTTAGAGAAGGGCTACGTAGTAGTCTCGGACAGGTACTTCTACAGTAGCGCTGCGTACCAGTCAGCGTGCGGTGCACCGTTAGAATGGGTATTGGAGGTCAATGCATGGGCGTTGAAGCCGGATATCGCCGTTTACCTCGACGTAGAGCCCGAGCTAGCATTGAAAAGGAAGCTCGGCTCTTCTTCCCGCTTCCCGGAGTTCGAGGAGGTGCTACTCTTACGGAGGGTTCGCGAGGCGTACTTGGAGCTCGTCAAGCGCGGTCTACTAATTAAAGTTGACGCTTCCAGGAGCGTAGAAGAGGTCTACAGCGACGTTGAAGGCGCCGTTCTAGGAGCGTTAAGATCAAGGGCTACTTCTTGGTAG
- the sucD gene encoding succinate--CoA ligase subunit alpha — protein MGILVNSKTRAIVQGITGREGSFHTKLMLEYGTKIVAGTSPGKGGSYVHGVPVYNTVYEAVREQGPVDASVVFVPARFAPDAVYEAVDNGLKLVVVITEGVSLHEEVRFVNYAKKRGVIIVGPNTPGLMTVGECKLGIMPAHVFSSGRIGLVSRSGTLTYEIARELGKAGHGISTVIGLGGDPVTGLDFIEVSEMFLQDPETDAVVLIGEIGGDAEERFAKYYGGLSSKKPVVAYIAGKTAPPGKRMGHAGAIISMGMGDYKSKKDSLERAGVPVAETPSQVPLLLAGLLKK, from the coding sequence ATGGGAATACTCGTTAACTCGAAAACACGGGCCATAGTGCAAGGTATAACGGGGAGGGAGGGGAGCTTTCACACCAAGTTGATGCTAGAGTACGGGACTAAAATAGTAGCCGGGACCTCGCCGGGTAAGGGAGGAAGCTACGTCCACGGTGTACCGGTGTACAACACCGTCTACGAAGCTGTGAGGGAGCAGGGCCCAGTGGATGCGTCAGTAGTATTTGTTCCGGCCAGGTTCGCGCCGGACGCCGTGTACGAGGCCGTGGACAACGGGCTGAAGCTCGTAGTAGTAATAACAGAAGGGGTATCCCTACACGAAGAAGTGAGGTTTGTGAATTACGCTAAGAAGCGTGGTGTCATAATCGTCGGCCCTAACACGCCGGGCTTAATGACGGTTGGCGAGTGTAAACTCGGCATAATGCCTGCACACGTGTTTTCCAGTGGACGTATAGGCCTCGTATCGAGAAGCGGTACACTAACATACGAGATCGCGAGGGAGCTCGGGAAGGCCGGGCATGGGATCTCAACGGTCATAGGCCTCGGAGGAGACCCGGTGACGGGTCTAGACTTCATAGAGGTTTCGGAGATGTTCCTCCAAGACCCGGAAACGGATGCTGTAGTGCTAATTGGGGAAATAGGAGGTGATGCCGAGGAGAGGTTCGCAAAGTACTATGGCGGACTTTCTTCGAAGAAGCCCGTAGTAGCGTACATTGCCGGTAAGACCGCGCCACCGGGTAAGAGAATGGGTCATGCAGGCGCAATAATATCGATGGGTATGGGAGACTACAAGTCCAAGAAGGACTCCTTAGAGAGGGCGGGGGTACCAGTAGCCGAGACCCCTTCGCAGGTACCTTTATTACTCGCCGGCCTCTTGAAGAAGTAG
- the sucC gene encoding ADP-forming succinate--CoA ligase subunit beta gives MKLYEYEAKEIASKYGIPVPRGKIAKTPDEVAYIARELGPVVIKAQVLVGGRGLAGGVKAASTPEEAFRIASSLLSSSIRGEKVNALLVEEKVCIARELYLSLTVDRTARKPVYLVSEIGGVEIEELAKKYPEKMHRIYVDPEIGYTDYMSRDALVALNLPWSALGELSPLMKSMYRIMLDYDAELVEFNPLAYTCEGKLVALDAKIIIDDNSLYKHPELQRLHGRDLSDYEKKAKDLGFSYVELDGDIGVISNGAGLTMATMDSILYYGGKPANFLDIGGGASRDRVKEAVKLMLTHPRSKVLLINIFGGITRCDEVAAGIVEALREVGVSKPIVVRMLGTNEEEGRRILREHGIDAYFEMDDAVKAVVERSRR, from the coding sequence TTGAAGCTCTACGAGTATGAAGCCAAGGAAATAGCCTCTAAATACGGAATCCCGGTACCGCGAGGTAAGATCGCTAAAACACCCGATGAAGTTGCATACATTGCAAGGGAGCTCGGACCTGTAGTGATTAAGGCACAAGTACTTGTTGGTGGACGGGGGCTCGCTGGTGGCGTTAAGGCCGCGTCAACCCCCGAAGAGGCCTTTAGGATCGCCAGCTCGCTACTAAGCTCGAGTATACGCGGCGAGAAGGTAAACGCCTTGTTAGTTGAAGAGAAGGTCTGCATTGCGAGAGAGCTCTACCTGTCCCTAACGGTAGACCGTACCGCTAGGAAGCCCGTGTACCTTGTCTCCGAAATAGGTGGCGTGGAGATAGAAGAGCTCGCGAAAAAGTACCCGGAGAAAATGCACAGAATATACGTTGACCCCGAAATAGGCTACACGGATTACATGAGCCGCGACGCCCTCGTAGCCTTGAACCTGCCCTGGAGCGCCCTAGGAGAGCTCTCACCGCTCATGAAGTCCATGTACAGGATAATGCTCGACTACGACGCCGAGCTGGTGGAGTTTAATCCACTCGCATACACGTGTGAAGGTAAGCTCGTGGCGCTGGACGCCAAGATCATCATAGACGACAACAGCCTCTACAAGCACCCCGAGCTACAGAGGCTCCATGGAAGGGACCTATCAGACTACGAGAAGAAGGCTAAAGACCTTGGCTTCAGTTACGTAGAGTTAGACGGCGATATAGGCGTTATTAGCAACGGTGCGGGTTTAACGATGGCCACGATGGATTCGATACTGTATTATGGTGGTAAGCCGGCAAACTTTCTAGACATTGGCGGTGGCGCTTCAAGGGATCGAGTTAAGGAAGCCGTAAAGCTCATGCTAACCCACCCGAGATCAAAGGTCTTGCTGATAAACATCTTCGGTGGAATAACGCGCTGCGATGAGGTGGCCGCGGGCATCGTAGAGGCTTTAAGAGAAGTTGGCGTTTCCAAGCCCATAGTCGTGAGAATGCTCGGTACTAACGAGGAGGAAGGCAGGCGTATATTGAGAGAACACGGTATAGATGCTTACTTTGAAATGGATGACGCCGTTAAAGCCGTCGTGGAGCGCTCCAGGAGGTGA
- a CDS encoding Clp1/GlmU family protein, which produces MPILKLAKDEAVKLYGPMSVVVRNGCIDVQGKLACTGEKFIIHKARNYVAEAVDSCELEVAMINDSQIQTLDSSDPYRVKKNIAREIAKRGFNRVVVVGCVDCGKTSFTTVLYNTLLACGRKPVVIDGDVGQADIGPPGFVSAGYSEKPVYWINELRPLIMRFIGDIKPQGYTQIIVNEIVRLVEVAEGEGFDSVVVDTDGWVRDEHGILHKNTLVEALKPDAVVVLGEELGGYFTRFRKLGIAVYEVQAPVYRKVRSREERRVLRSLRYREFLEGAQVVRVKMDNVLIEGCSVFHGLEVDTSSVSNFIEGRVVYASKLPGVLNVYGIVKSYQGDELKKLGYEKVRVYNQGFEKGLYCAVGSLNGPEYPCLVEKFDFESREVVLRTRYTGKIDVLRLSRMKLTPEYLEEYLEV; this is translated from the coding sequence ATGCCCATCCTGAAACTAGCGAAGGATGAGGCGGTTAAGCTGTACGGTCCAATGTCTGTAGTGGTCAGAAACGGCTGTATAGATGTCCAGGGAAAGCTCGCCTGCACCGGTGAGAAATTCATTATACACAAGGCTAGGAACTACGTCGCAGAGGCCGTGGACAGCTGCGAACTCGAGGTCGCGATGATCAACGATTCGCAGATACAGACGCTGGATTCCTCCGACCCCTACCGAGTGAAGAAAAACATCGCGCGGGAGATCGCGAAACGCGGATTTAATCGCGTAGTGGTAGTGGGTTGCGTAGACTGCGGTAAGACCTCCTTTACCACTGTGCTTTACAACACTCTATTAGCGTGCGGGCGCAAACCCGTAGTTATTGACGGGGACGTAGGGCAGGCGGACATAGGTCCCCCGGGATTCGTGTCGGCGGGCTACTCCGAGAAGCCCGTGTACTGGATTAACGAGTTAAGGCCCCTAATTATGAGGTTTATAGGTGACATAAAGCCCCAGGGCTACACGCAGATCATTGTAAACGAGATTGTGAGACTAGTCGAGGTAGCTGAGGGGGAAGGCTTCGACAGCGTAGTGGTGGATACTGATGGCTGGGTAAGAGACGAGCACGGAATACTGCACAAAAATACGCTGGTAGAGGCCTTGAAACCGGACGCGGTGGTGGTTCTCGGTGAAGAACTGGGTGGCTACTTCACGCGTTTTAGGAAGCTAGGAATCGCTGTCTACGAGGTTCAAGCCCCAGTATATAGGAAAGTAAGAAGTCGCGAGGAACGGAGAGTACTGAGAAGCCTAAGATACCGCGAGTTCCTTGAAGGCGCCCAGGTGGTAAGGGTAAAAATGGACAACGTTCTGATCGAGGGTTGTAGTGTGTTCCACGGCCTAGAGGTAGACACGTCTAGTGTGTCGAACTTCATAGAAGGCAGGGTAGTCTACGCCTCCAAGCTACCCGGCGTCCTCAACGTCTATGGCATAGTTAAGAGCTACCAAGGCGATGAGCTAAAGAAGCTGGGCTACGAGAAAGTCCGAGTATACAATCAAGGCTTTGAGAAGGGCTTGTACTGCGCAGTCGGTTCGTTGAACGGCCCCGAATACCCCTGCTTAGTTGAGAAATTCGACTTTGAATCTCGCGAGGTGGTTTTAAGAACAAGGTATACAGGTAAAATAGACGTGTTGAGGCTGTCTAGAATGAAGCTCACCCCTGAGTATTTAGAGGAGTATCTCGAGGTGTAG